Below is a genomic region from Timaviella obliquedivisa GSE-PSE-MK23-08B.
GATCGGCACCCCGCAAGTCTGTTCCGGTCAAATCGGCACCCATTAACTGAGTGCCTACTAAATAACTGTTGACGAGGCTGGCACCATTGAGATTGGCTTTGCTGAGGTCGGCTTGCCGCAAATCTGCCTCTACAAAATCAAGTCCTATTAGCTTGGCCCCCACAAGTTTGACACCCACCAAGTCGATCCCGATATTTTGATTTAACCTTCTCCACTCATTCCAGCTATGAGGCTCTTTAATCAAACGGTTCAGTTGTTCAGCTTTAGTTTGGGCAGCAAGTTGTTTCGCTAATTCTTGAACATTCGACTGGTTCACAATGTATTTCCCCTAACGAGTTGATAAAAGACCGATTGCCCCCGTAGCGAGGAATAAAGGAGCCACGTCAGATCTAGAAGTTTATTTCGGGCTTCAAGGTTAGCTCCACCATTTCCTTACTGATGCTCTGCCACAAATAGCTCTCACGAGTCTTCTCATCTTATCGCGATTAATTATCGTGGTGGTTAATGTTGAGCCAGCCCACAAAACCAACATCTAAAGGCAAAAGTTCTAAAGAGATTAGAAAAAACTTTGAAAATTATCGAACTGTGGAAACAGCACCTAGGTTGGTTTCTTGCCTGAGTTTTTCTTACAAGAATAAAACTTTTTATCTATGGCTACCCTATGATTCATGTTAATTAGTTCTTGAGCACTAGGTAGTCAATATCCACATGCGCAAAGTGTGTTTCTTTACTAAGTGGCGTTACTTAAACTCTTGATATGTACTTATATACACTCAAGAATTAGAAAAAGTTTAGAAAGACATCTTTACATCTGTCAGGAGCCGTACTTAAGATTGAGAGGACAGTTAAGCTTCCCTTATGCTCTTTCAGCAAATCTACACGAACCCACAACGGTCATCTACAGGAAATCTGGTACTGTGAAGTCTATCAAGATTGATGTTACATTGGTTACTTTGACTTTACGGTTAAAGTAACTGAAACGATCGCAAAATCTACCAGGGGCTAGGGTTACTACCAGAAGTAGAAAAGGGTGTCAGTAATTTTACTTGTCTCAGGTGCAGTTGTTTTATAACAAAGACTTTCATCGCCAGGTATAAAGTCTGCGATTTGATTGGGGTGCATTTACGTTCGAGTCTTGGAGAGCCAAGTGAGTTAGGAAGCGATCGCTCCTCTGTTTTAGAATATTTCTATTGTGGAGAGCAAAAGTCTGCCGTTTCGCTATCTCTGTGCCCATTTCAGGGGGTAGGGTTTTTCCAAATCCTTTGATAGACAGCGATATCATGCTGCTTATTAGGCTAGGTACTCTCTGCACATCTCATCATAAATTGCAAATCAATCCCATGAATATTACGAGCAGCTACGAGTCCTCCCAAAAGTTGCAGCCGTCTAGCCTGCTGGAACAGTTAGCAACCCGGCAATTAACTGGATGCTTTCGAGTGGCAAGTGAAAAGGTATCTTGGACAGTTTATCTGAACCAAGGCAATCTCATCTACGCATCTAGTTCCCTTGAGCCATTTGGGCGGCTCGATCGCCAGCTTAGACGGTTGAGTATTCGCATTCCTAACTTGGTCAGTGCTGTGCGAGTGCAAGTGCGGCTTCTCTTTGAGAATCCTGCTGACGAAAAGACTCAAAATAACGACTACCGCGCCATTTGTTGGTTAGTTGAGCAACATCACCTCAGCCCTGATCAAGCCGCTGTGCTAGTCGAAGAACTCTCGAAGGAAACCCTAGAGGCATTTTTGCAAGTGCAGGAAGGCAGCTACGAATTTATCGAGCGGGATCAACTCAGTGAGTTTCCGCACTTCTGTCGATTGAACTTAGTAAGCCTGGTGGAGCAGTGTCAGAACCAAGCCCGTCGTCATCAGGCGTTAGGGCAAGGGTTTGCAGCCTCAGAACGAGTGAGCATCCCTCGGCAGAGCGCCTACTTGCACAATGGCGATCGCTTCAAAACTGAGCCTTCCGCCCGTGAGCGAACCTTTAGCCCCTTCGGCGCAGAGGTGACTCCGATCGCCTCTCCTGAGCAAGTTACTCATACCATTGCTTGCATTGATGACAGCCCGACCGTGCTTAATGCTATCCATTCTTTCCTGAATGACAAGGGCATTGGCGTAATCATGATCAATGATCCTGTGAAAGCCTTGATGCAGATTATTCGGAGCAAACCTGACTTAATTTTGTTAGATGTCACAATGCCTAACTTAGATGGCTATGAGCTATGTTCTCTGGTGCGTAAACATCCGGCATTCAAAAATACGCCTGTGGTCATGGTCACCAGCAACTCGGGCTTTATCGATCGAGCCAAGGCAAGACTAGTCGGCGCATCGGGCTATTTGACCAAGCCCTTTACCCAGCCTGATTTAGTCAAGATGGTGTTCAAACACTTGAGCTAGCGATCGGTCATTATCAATCGCAGTTAAACCAACTCCAGGCTGATTACCGTGAACGAGGACAAACGAAATTTCATGGGTACGATTTTACTAGTTGAAGACACACCTTCTGAAATGGAGCTCATTAGCCACTACCTCCGAGAGAGTGGCTACAGCGTTATTTCAGCCCAGACTGCCAAAGAGGCGCTTGCCAAAGCCGTCGAACAACGTCCTGATGCTGTTGTCACCGATGTCGTCATGCCTGGAATGAGCGGATTTGAGCTATGCCGCAGCTTAAAAAAACATCCCATGACTGAGAAAGTTCCTATTGTGATTTGCTCTTCTAAAAATTTAGAAATCGATCGCCTCTGGGGTATGAAACAAGGTGCAGATGCTTACATCACTAAACCCTTCACCCGTGAACAGTTGGTGCGTGCCGTCAAATCTGTTACAGGCTAAACTCTATGAACTCCTCCGCCCTGGCTCTGCCCACCCGCTCAACTAAATCTTCGGGCGACCCTTATCTTAAGTTTCAGTTGGGTCGCCAAACGCCAGCGGTATTTTCTATGCGTCATGTGCAAGAAGCGCTGATTTTGCCGACTCGGCGACTCACCCCCATGCCAAATATGCCTGCCCCCATCCTAGGGCTGACTAATCGCCGTAGCCGTATCTCTTGGGTGGTTGATTTGCCGCAGCTTTTGGGCTTACCTGCCCTTGATTCTAATACCCAGCAACATACTTTAATTCTGGTGCAGGTTGGCGTAATCTCTATTAGTTTTGCAGTTCAGCAAGTAGAGGGCATTACGCGGCTTCAACCCGAAGATATTCAGTCTCCTCAGGGGCAAGTCACTTTAGGTCTGGTGCCCTACTTGCGAGGGTGTATTTTGCAGCAGCAAGGACACAAGCAAGAAGTTTTACTGATTCTAGACCCAGAGGCGATCGCTCAATCTGCGCTTCTACAAGGGAACACTCCTGTCAGTTAATCCTCTCATTCGTTGGTTGCTTCTTCGACTCATCCGCTCCTCTACTCTCCCTAAGTCCCGTCTACCCTTAATCCACCTTTGCGCTACGAGGCGTTTTCAATGACCATTCAACCCCGTCAAGCCAAAAAATATGAGCGGAACTCAGAAGAGTCTCTAGCCATTTCTGCCGATGATACCGTCCAATCCAACGGCAAAAATCCGCCAAACTTGCAATATCAAGAAGGTTCAGATTCTTCTAAAACCCAGTCCTCCGGGCTGAAGTGGTTCTATCAATTGCCCATCCGCCGCAAGCAACTCTTAGCGCTGCTGACTTCCGAGGCTCTGTCGGTTTTGGGACTCGTCGGCGTTGGCTCGTGGCTGATTATTGTGGGCGGACGTACTCAACTGGCAAACCAAGCGAAAGCTGAGGTGAATGTTTCTAGAATTACTTACAATACTCGTATTGATCAGATGGGCTTTGGCTTCCGAGGACAAGCAGAAAACCCTATTATATTAAATGCTGCCAAGGAAGCCGCCGCAGGTCGGGGAGTTTCTCCGGAGTCGCGTCAACAGGTCAGAAGTACTTTGGCAAACGAGGTTACCGCTCGCAACATTGAATATGCAACGCTAGTCGGAACCGATCTAAAAATTATTGCTAACGCTAATGCCGATCGCACCGGAGAACGCTTTGACCCCAATGGCTTAGTTTCTGCCGTCCTGACCAACTCTAACCCCATTAAGGTCAGCACCATTGTTAGCTTGGCAGAATTGCAAAAGGAATCTCCGCCATCAGCAGCAGGTTTAGCCAATCAAGATGCCTTGATTCGCTATGTCATTACTCCTGTTCGCAACCCAGAAACCCAGACGGTTGTGGGTGTGTTGGTAGCAGGCGATGTCGTTAAACAGCCCGTGGTGAAAGATACTCTAGAAGCCTTGAGGGATGGGTACAGCGCTGTTTACCAACGTACTCCTTCAGGTGACTTTGCCTTAGCCACTAGCCTAGATTTAGGTAGCTTGAGCAATATAGAGCAAGCCCGAACCAACGTTAAGCTTTCGGACAATCGCATTTTACAGCAAGCAGCAGCAGCATTAAAGCCCCAGCAAGAGGTTGGAGACTCTGTGGTGCAGCGAGTCGATATTAATGGACAAACCTACACAGTAGCGGCTGAAGCCATTGCTGATGCTAAAGGACAACCGATCGCTATCTTAGTGCGGGGTACGCCCGAAGTTGCATTAAACAATATGTTGCAGAATAGCTTAGCATTGCAGTTCGGCATCGCATCTTTGGCACTATTGGGCGACATTTTGCTGGCAGGGTTGCTGGGTCGCTCCATTGCTAACCCAATCGAAAATTTGCGACGGGTGACTCAAAGATTTAGTGGCGGCGATCGCCATGCCCGTGCCGAAGTATTTGCCCATGATGAAGTCGGTGAACTCGCTGTATCCTTCAACAATCTGGCAGAGAACGTAAGCATCTCGGAAAAGCGGCTGCAAAACCAAGCCTCCGATCAGCAACAAGAAGCTGAACGAGCGACACTACTGGCTGATCTGACAGGTCGAATGCGGCAGCACAGCGATCGGGATGAAATTTTTGCAGTCGTTGCGCCAGAAGTGCGACAAACCTTGGCTGCCGATCGTGTGATTGTTTATCTTCTTGATGCCAATGGCTCTGGAACAGTGGTTGCAGAATCGGTGGAACCAGGCTACCCGATCGCTCTGAACGCCAAAATTACCGATCCCTGCTTCCTAGAAAGCTACCTCGACAAATACCGCAAAGGTCGCGTTAAAGCCACAGAAGACATTAGCAACGCTGGCTTAACCGAATGCCATCTGCGCCAACTCGAACCCTTTTTGGTCAAAGCCAACTTGGTCGTCCCCATTCTGATGCGAGAGGAGTTAGTAGGATTACTGGTTACTCATCAATGCTCAGCGCCCCGCGTTTGGGAAGAGTCAGACATCAACTTCTGCCGTCAAGTTTCGGTACAGCTTGGTTTTGCCCTAGAACAAGCAGACTTGTTTAACCAGCGGGAAACAGCGCGTCGGGAAACAGAGTTATTGTCTGAGGATCGGCGATCGCAGAAAGAAGAACTTCAGCTTCAGCTAATTGACCTGCTGAGTGAAGTAGAAGGCGCATCGCACGGCGACTTGACTGTTCGGGCAGAAGTTACCGCTGGCGAAATTGGAACTGTTGCCGACTTTTTCAACTCCATTATTGAAAGCTTGCGGCAAATTGTTACCCAGGTGAAGCAGTCGGCAGTTCAGGTAAGCGCGTCGCTTGGTGAAAACGAAGATGCTGTCCGTCGTCTTTCTGAAGACGCTTTGCAACAAGCCGAAGAAACGACCCGAACCCTGGATACTGTTGAACAAATGACTCAATCGATCCAGCGGGTTGCAGACAGCGCCCAACAAGCAGCGAAAGTTGCCCGTACTGCCTCAGAAACGGCGGAGTTGGGCGGCGATGCCATGGATTTGACTGTGCAGAATATTCTGGGTTTACGAGAAACAGTCGGCGAAACGGCGAAGAAGGTGAAGCGTTTGGGCGAATCGTCTCAGCAAATTTCTAAAGTGGTTTCGCTCATCAACCAAATTGCAATGCAAACGAACCTCCTGGCAATTAATGCAGGGATTGAGGCGGCTCGGGCGGGAGAAGAGGGGCAAGGTTTTGCAGTGGTGGCAGAAGAAGTTGGAGAGCTAGCCGCGCGATCGGCAGCCGCTACTCAAGAAATTGAGAAAATCGTCGATATCATCCAACGGGAAACCAACCAAGTGGTAGAAGCGATGGAACAAAGCACCGCTCAAGTCGTCGAAGGAACTCACCGCGTTGAGGATGCGAAAAAGAGCCTGACGCAAATTGTGGAAGTGTCCCGCCAAATTGATGTGCTGGTGCAATCCATCTCTGAGGCGACAGTCTCGCAGGTTCAAACCTCTGCCTCGGTTTCTAAGCTCATGAAAGAAGTGGCGCAAGTTTCTGAGCGCACTTCTGACTCTTCCCGTCAGGTTTCTGCTGCCCTTCGTCAAACCGTAAAAATTGCCCAGGGTTTACAAGACTCGGTAGGGACATTTGAGGTTGGAGAAGAAAGATGACTTTTCTATCGCCAGACTTTAGCCTGCTAGTCTGAAGCTAGACAGCCTTTACACAGCCAATATATCCTTTATTCACAAGAGCCATGTCACAGGATAGGGAACTCGAAATTAGGCTTCAGTTTCTCGATGAGGCTCAGGAATACCTAGCCACGTTGGAGTCTGCGGTGATGGGTTTGTCGAACAGCGGTGTTGATGTCGATCGCATCAATGCGGCATTACGAGCAGCGCACTCTATTAAGGGCGGCGCAGGTATGATGGGTTACGACATTTTGAGTCATCTGGCGCATCGGTTGGAAGACTCGTTTAAGGTCTTGAAAATTCAGCGCCAAACCATTGAAATTGACGCAGCCCTGGAAGGCTTGTTGCTCTCTGGGGTTGATTGTTTAAATCAAGTCATTGAAGGCGATCGCCAAAACATTCCCCCAGATCCCGACTGGCTTGGCGATGCCGCCGCTCCTATTTTTGAACAACTCTACGAACGCCTGGGCGAGCCGCAAGCTGAAGATGCCAGTTCTATGCTGGCACCCGAAGATGGACAAGATGTTCTGCGGCTGTTGTTTGAAACTGAAGTAGACGGATGCTTACAGCGTTTAGAATCAGTTTTAGAATCTCGTGATCCTTGCCTGCGCGAAGAAGTGGAAATCTTGGCGCAAGAACTGGGCGGATTAGGCGAAATGCTTCAGCTACAGCCGTTTATTCGACTCTGCGAATCTGTGACCGATCACTTAGTGGCGGCTCCCGAACAAGTCGAAGAAATTGCCGAACTGGCATTGGCAGCTTGGCGGCGATCGCAGGCTCTTGTTTTGACCGAGCATTTAGACACCCTGCCCACTGCCATTAAAGCCAGCTTTGCTGTTGCGCCTCGCCCCATTGCTGCCCCTATAGAAGAATCTGCTGCCGTCAATTGGATCGATTTTGAAGAAACAGAAGAACCTGTTTTTGATTCGGTGGACGCAGCCGTTGAAACACATCATGAGTCTACATTTAATCTACAGACCCAGGCAGAAGAGTATTCTGAACAAATCCATGAATCCGCTCGTGAACGCATTGATGAACAAGTTAGTGAACCGATCGCCAAAAAGATAGACCTCGCAGATACGGTGAATGCTGCTACTGTGCTTCAGCCTCATACAAGCCGCCGCCGCCGAATCCCAGATTTACAGATTACAGAAGTCGTTCCTGATTTGCCCCAACACGCCTCTACAGAATCGCCAGAAAGTACCGTGCGAGTGCCAAGTAAGCAGCTTGATCAACTCAACGATTTATTCGGCGAGTTAACGATTGAACGCAACGCCCTCGATCTCCACTTGGGGCGGCTACATAGCCTGGTTCAAGCCTTAAGCCATCGTGTGCAAATTCTCGATCAATCCAATGTGTTGCTGCGCGATTCTTACGATACCGTGGCACCTAACCAGAATCTTGAGATGCCAGCGACCCAAAGCAACGGCAAAACCAGAGCCTCGGACAACCGATTGCCCTCAGATGAGTATTTGCAAAACGCGATGGCTCAGTTGCAAGACCTGCAAGGTAAGCCGTTTGATGCACTGGAAATGGATCGCTACAGCAATCTTCATTTGCTCTCTCAAGAAGTGATGGAAACGATCGTTCAGATCCAAGAAGTGACGACGGATATTGAACTGAGCTTAGATGATTCTGAGCAAACGGCTCGCAATCTCAACAAAACCTCCAGGCAACTCCAGAACAAACTGACCAAACTGCGAATGCGCCCTTTATCAGACGTACTCGATCGCTTCCCTAGAGCGCTCCGCGAACTATCTTTGCAACACGGTAAACCCGTTCAGCTTAAAGTCGGCGGTGGCAATACCCTTGTCGATCGTAATATTCTAGAAGCGTTAAATGATCCCTTAATGCATATTCTCCGGAATGCTTTTGATCATGGCATTGAAGCGGCAGAAACACGCGCTGCCCAAGGTAAACCGGAAGAAGGTTTGATTGAAATTTGCGCCGCACACCGCAATAATCGTACCGTTATTACCGTCCGAGATGATGGCGGCGGGATTCCCCTTAACAAGGTGCGCGCCAAAGCTCGACAGATGGGTTTGGATGAAGTTTTGCTGGCAGCCGCCAGTGAAGAAGATCTGCTGTCACTCATTTTTGAACCCGGATTTAGTACCTCAGATCAAGTCACGGCTTTGTCAGGGCGCGGCGTGGGAATGGATGTCGTGCGCGATCGCCTCAAGCAAATTCAAGGCGAAATCACCGTTGCCACCGAGCCTGGAAAGGGTACCACCTTTACCTTATCGGTACCCTTTACCCTCACCGTTAGCCGCGTTTTAATTGCCGAAAGTAACCGAATGCTGCTGGCATTCCCCATCGACCTGATCGAAGAAATGGTGCTGCTGCCCGCCGAGCAAGTCATGCTGATGGCAGGCAGCGAAGTGTTTAACTGGGAAGGTCTGGTTGTGCAGCTAATTCGCCTGGCAGAATGGCTAGAGTTTAACTGTCCGCGTCAACTGGATGGCATGGAAGCCGCAGCTTCGGTCAATGTGCCAACTGTGTTGATGTTGAATCAGGGTAACCAAGTGGTGGGGCTAGAAATCGATCGCTCTTGGGGTGAACAAGAAGTCGCGATTCGCAAGGTTGAGGGGCTGCTGTCCATGCCACCCGGCTTTTCCAACTGCACCATTCTAGGCGATGGGCGCATTGTTCCCTTAGTCGATATCTCAGAACTGCTCCGTTGGATTGCTAGCTCCGAGCGTGCCCGTGTCGATTCCAGCCCAGCCCGTTCTCACTTACCGCCTGCCTCTAGCCCTAGACCGTCCGTGGTGCATGGCGATCGCCACCCGACTATTCTTGTGGTCGATGATTCTATCAACGTCCGCCGCTTCTTGGCACTCACCTTAGAAAAAGCAGGGTATCAGGTGGCGCAAGCCAAAGATGGACAAGATGCGCTAGATAAACTGTCGGCAGGCTTAACCGTCCAGGCGATCGTCTGTGACATTGAAATGCCTCGCCTGGATGGATTTGGCTTTTTAGCCCGCTTCAAAGCCGACTCCACCTTCGAGCAAATCCCAGTCACGATGTTGACCTCCCGCAGTGGTGAAAAACATCGGCAGCTAGCCATGAGTTTAGGTGCAACTGCTTACTTCTCTAAGCCCTACAATGAGCAAGCGTTGCTCCAAACTTTGAAGCAACTGATTGCGGTATAGGAGCATTCTTCCATGTCTCGAATCTCTCAACGGCTTACCAATCGGCGGGCTGAACCTCTCCAGAAGCTGATTGTCTTTCAGATTCGTCATGAGTGGTTTGCCGTTCTTATTCAATTTGCCCACAAAGTAGTTCCTTTGGGCTTAGTCTATGGCGCACCTCAAGGTGGCATCAATCTCACCCATTATCAAGATCGTGAGGTTCCCGTGATTGATATTGAGCGGCGGGTATTTAGTAACGTGATCAATTTATCGTTACCGTCTGCGTTAACTGAGGCAAGTCATTCGCCTAAACAAGCCTCTCCTCAAGCAGTTCTAGAAAGCCAGCGCCACCTTATGCTTGTGGAAGATGCGCAGGGTTCCTTAGTTGGAATTCCTATGAATTCACCGCCCCTACTACGGCGAGTTCCAAAATCTGCGTTCTCACCTGTTCCTGCAATTTATTTAGCGGAAGGCAATATTCGGTGCATCAGCGCACTCATTACCGTATCTGAGAGTGAGCCACCGTTCTTCTTGTTGAACCTTGACCAGGTGTTGCAACAGGGGGCGATCGCTCCGACACACCAGCCAGGGAACGCATCAAGAGACTTACCTGAGGGCGCACCCCGATCGCTGCAACAGAGTGCTGACAACAATTGTTGATAGCCTTAGCGTTCCCTGATCATTTAATTGAGAGGTATTTAGTTAAGGGGATGATGTTCACTCAAGAGCTTTTCGACGCGGGCTTCATCAACGCGGGCAGTGAGCCTGCGGGCTTCGTGAGTATCTCGCGTTGTTTTTGAGATGCTAATGGTAGAACCCACCGTGAAAGCTAAACCCATAGCAAGATACCCTTTAATCCAACCATCTACTGGCAAATAGGTAATGCCGATCGCGGTCGCTGAAATTGAAACTATAAAGGAAGCCCAAGCTTGGATAATCCAGGCAGCGCTGTGAGCTTGGGGCATAGAATGTTCTCGATTGATCATTATTTCTGGCTCCAGTAAAATTAGTTCTTCCTAACCATAGATCGCAGGAATTTAAGGGTGCTTTCCAGTAGACAGTTGTTAGGTTTGGTTAAAGTATTGAGCAGGAGCGAAGAGGGTCAGAACGACGAGATGACTAGATTTGTATTCTTTAAAGACAATACTTTGTCTATTGACTGTTGAGCCGTGCCCACGAAAGCCTGTGCCAATTTGAACAAGCTGGCACAGGGAGCGATGATGGCAAAGGACTGTTGGCATGACTCAATGCAGGTAAGATGCCTGCCCTAGGTTTTCACCATAATTCCAGAAGAGTCATATTTTTGATGCATTGCTGTATGAACTTTGCTGTTAACGATCGCTAACTCGCTGTGAATTTTAAGGCGACACCGTTCATGCAATAGCGATCGCCTGTAGGTTCAGGGCCATCGTTAAAGACGTGTCCTAAATGCCCGCCACACCGATGGCAATGAACTTCAGTGCGAGTGGTAAAAAATGATTGATCGACCGATGTTTCGATCGCGCCTTTAATGGGTGCATAAAAGCTGGGCCAGCCTGTGCCGCTATCGAATTTTGTCTCGGAGGTGAATACGGGCAAAGCACAGGCGGCACAGCTATAGGTGCCTTTGTTGAATTCGTGATCGAGGGGACTGGTGCCCGATCGCTCGGTGCCTTTTTGGCGCAGTACGTGAAACTGCTCTGGTGTTAAAGTCTTTCGCCATTCGACTTCGGTTTTGGTGACTTCAAAGGTTTCTAAGGGGGCGGCGATCGCGTCTCGTTTCCAGGGCAAGTAGCGAAATAATGCAGCGATGCCAATTAAGGCGGCACCAGATTGGAGAAAGTAGCGTTTTTTCATGGGTAGAGAGTTGGGTGAGGCCCTTAAGGGATCTGCGTGAAAACATAACACCAGTGAGATGCATTAACTTTTAGCCCCCTAAATTTCCCATTCTGGGGGACTTTGAAAAGTTCGGAAGTCTTGCCCCAGAATGGGGGATTTAGGGGGCGGTTTGGGACATTATTTAATTGTAACTCCTTAAACAGTATGAGCGATCGCCCTGAATGTTGCCTGATAGAAAGCTGAGAATTGGCTTCTGCTAATGCTTGTGTAATAATCTTTGTTCCATTTGTTACAGGGGTCGTCCCATTTATAAAAATGCTTGTAACCGATGTAGCATTCTTACAACAGAATCTTATCGATAGGATGGCATTAATCAGGTTTGTCAAAGCCTTTGTAACCAATGGGCAAGGGTTTCTTATGAGCGAGTAGACCTTTTTAGATGGTGGAGCGACCTATTCAATATAAGTACGGAGAAAAGCGGGAAATCTCTGTAAAAAAGATACAATCTCCTCGGAATTACGGTACTCGGAGCAGGGCTTGCTTGACTACAGTGGGTAGACTGTCATGTAGGAGAGGGCTGATGCCACGCCGGAAAAGAAATTCTCAGGTTATTGAAAAAGCACAACGCCGATTAGAGTCTTTGCGATCGGTTGATCCATTCTTAAATTTTGGCAACAATCTATCGGTGTCAACTTACACGGAATACATTGAACAAGGACAACAAGCGATCGCCAAATACAATACGCTGTTGTCGATGGTGGATGAGGCGCAGCAGGATTTAGAAGCGTTGGAGCAACAGATCGCAGACGTTTCTACGCGGTTGTTGCAAAGCGTGGGCGCACGCTATGGCAAACAAAGTGTGGAATACATGAAGGCAGGGGGAAGACCGCAGTCTTCTAAGCGCAAAACGGCGATCGCTTCGTCTACACCCTTGCCTGTCCCGCTATCAACTTCATTGGCTTCAGAAGCCAATGGTTTGGGGCAGAATGGAGTAACTGCTAGAGCTTAATTCGGCGTTGCTGAATTAAGGGACGAAAAGAAAAGTTTGCTCTCACCCTAGCCCTCTCCTTGGGGGCTACCATATACACATAAATCTCTGGATATGCTTCAGTCTTTTTCGCCCCCTAAATCCCCCATTCTGGGGGACTTTGAGCAGGAAGATTACAAATGAGTGTGGGCAAACTCTAGTCGTTATCTTCGCTCCATTAACTGCATGGATTCTCACCGTATTCGGGGCACTACTCCTAATATAATTGCTGCGGCTCGACAACTTCGACAGCATCTTACTCCGGCTGAAAAGATGCTGTGGGAAGCCTTAAGAAAACGCCAGATCAAAGGCTTAAAGTTTCGCTGTCAGCATCCAGTTGAGTCTTTTATTGTCGATTTTTATTGTCCACAGCACCGACTTGTGATTGAAGTGGATGGTGGTATTCATGATCAGCAAGTCGAGTATGATGCTACTCGAACTGAAAGACTCCATCACCTGGGTTATCGAGTAATGCGATTTCGCAACCGAGAAGTCATCTCAAACTTAAGTCAAG
It encodes:
- a CDS encoding chemotaxis protein CheW, producing the protein MSRISQRLTNRRAEPLQKLIVFQIRHEWFAVLIQFAHKVVPLGLVYGAPQGGINLTHYQDREVPVIDIERRVFSNVINLSLPSALTEASHSPKQASPQAVLESQRHLMLVEDAQGSLVGIPMNSPPLLRRVPKSAFSPVPAIYLAEGNIRCISALITVSESEPPFFLLNLDQVLQQGAIAPTHQPGNASRDLPEGAPRSLQQSADNNC
- the msrB gene encoding peptide-methionine (R)-S-oxide reductase MsrB; the protein is MKKRYFLQSGAALIGIAALFRYLPWKRDAIAAPLETFEVTKTEVEWRKTLTPEQFHVLRQKGTERSGTSPLDHEFNKGTYSCAACALPVFTSETKFDSGTGWPSFYAPIKGAIETSVDQSFFTTRTEVHCHRCGGHLGHVFNDGPEPTGDRYCMNGVALKFTAS
- a CDS encoding endonuclease domain-containing protein; the encoded protein is MDSHRIRGTTPNIIAAARQLRQHLTPAEKMLWEALRKRQIKGLKFRCQHPVESFIVDFYCPQHRLVIEVDGGIHDQQVEYDATRTERLHHLGYRVMRFRNREVISNLSQVLQQIAEAIEF